A window from Haloarchaeobius amylolyticus encodes these proteins:
- a CDS encoding complex I subunit 5 family protein — translation MTDVSSVLPLAAVAVPTLAIVCIYAARTRPNLREASTLAAAVATLGVVWAMTRVAGSETHVSTLGSIAGIEFALRADAAGLLFALLAAILWLVTSVYSIGYVRALGEHAQTRYFAAFAASIAATMGVAFAANLFTLFVSYELLTLATYPLVVHKESAEARAAGRTYVAYTLGGGVLVFAGIVIVGALTGTVAFDAGGIAGLGGADPTLARVAFALLVVGFGVKTAIVPLHGWLPTAMVAPTPVSGLLHAVAVVKSGVFALSRTVLYVFGPETTWDLGVGLPLAVAAAATMVVAGIVGLRQDNLKRGLAYSTISQLSYIALGIAIATPVAVFGAFLHVVAHAFMKITLFFAAGVVYVETGEKYVSDIAGVGRRLPATMTAFAIAAAGLVGFPFVAGFVSKFYLVLGTGDSVHPWLVAAYLVAGLLKLLYFWPVIYAAFFGERGSADDASRHPFAPAHATDGGFSSLDIEDASYGDATDGGVATSDGVAAGAAGAYARSMTWERRTLTTETSPALLVPVLVTVGFAVALGLVPTAFPFWALAEAVVTEVFG, via the coding sequence GTGACCGACGTCTCGTCGGTGCTGCCCCTCGCGGCGGTCGCCGTACCCACGCTCGCCATCGTGTGCATCTACGCCGCGCGAACCCGGCCGAACCTCCGCGAAGCCAGCACGCTGGCCGCGGCCGTGGCGACCCTCGGGGTCGTCTGGGCCATGACGCGGGTCGCCGGGAGCGAGACGCACGTCTCGACGCTCGGGTCCATCGCGGGCATCGAGTTCGCGCTCCGGGCCGACGCCGCCGGACTGCTGTTCGCCCTGCTGGCCGCGATCCTCTGGCTCGTCACCAGCGTCTACAGCATCGGCTACGTCCGGGCGCTGGGCGAGCACGCCCAGACGCGGTACTTCGCGGCCTTCGCCGCCAGTATCGCGGCGACGATGGGCGTCGCCTTCGCCGCGAACCTGTTCACGCTGTTCGTGTCCTACGAACTGCTGACGCTCGCGACCTACCCGCTGGTCGTCCACAAGGAGTCCGCCGAGGCCCGTGCCGCCGGCCGGACCTACGTGGCGTACACCCTGGGCGGCGGCGTCCTCGTCTTCGCCGGCATCGTCATCGTCGGCGCCCTGACCGGGACGGTCGCCTTCGACGCCGGCGGCATCGCCGGCCTCGGCGGGGCCGACCCGACGCTCGCCCGCGTCGCGTTCGCCCTGCTCGTGGTCGGCTTCGGCGTCAAGACCGCCATCGTGCCCCTGCACGGCTGGCTGCCGACCGCGATGGTCGCGCCCACCCCCGTCTCGGGCCTGCTGCACGCGGTCGCCGTCGTCAAGAGCGGCGTCTTCGCCCTCTCCCGGACCGTCCTCTACGTGTTCGGCCCTGAGACCACGTGGGACCTCGGCGTGGGGCTCCCGCTGGCGGTCGCCGCGGCCGCGACGATGGTCGTCGCCGGCATCGTCGGCCTCCGGCAGGACAACCTCAAGCGCGGGCTGGCGTACTCGACCATCAGCCAGCTCTCGTACATCGCACTGGGCATCGCCATCGCGACCCCGGTCGCCGTGTTCGGGGCGTTCCTGCACGTCGTCGCCCACGCGTTCATGAAGATCACGCTGTTCTTCGCCGCGGGGGTCGTCTACGTCGAGACCGGCGAGAAGTACGTCTCGGACATCGCGGGCGTCGGCCGCCGGCTCCCCGCGACGATGACAGCGTTCGCCATCGCGGCGGCTGGGCTCGTCGGCTTCCCGTTCGTCGCCGGCTTCGTCAGCAAGTTCTACCTCGTCCTCGGGACGGGCGACAGCGTCCACCCGTGGCTCGTCGCCGCCTACCTCGTGGCCGGGCTCTTGAAGTTGCTGTACTTCTGGCCGGTCATCTACGCCGCGTTCTTCGGCGAGCGCGGCAGTGCCGACGACGCGAGCCGCCACCCGTTCGCCCCGGCGCACGCCACCGACGGCGGGTTCAGTTCCCTCGACATCGAGGACGCCAGCTACGGTGACGCGACCGACGGCGGTGTCGCGACCAGCGACGGTGTCGCTGCCGGCGCCGCGGGGGCCTACGCCCGGTCGATGACGTGGGAACGTCGCACCCTCACCACCGAGACCTCGCCGGCACTCCTCGTGCCGGTCCTCGTCACCGTCGGCTTCGCCGTCGCGCTCGGCCTCGTGCCGACCGCGTTCCCGTTCTGGGCGCTGGCCGAGGCCGTCGTCACGGAGGTGTTCGGATGA